Proteins co-encoded in one Sparus aurata chromosome 18, fSpaAur1.1, whole genome shotgun sequence genomic window:
- the LOC115568684 gene encoding sex-determining region Y protein-like, whose product MTERTADVRVQHSQHSQYTKYHQHSQHSQYTEYHQHSQHSQYTEYHQHSQYTEYHQHSQHSQYTEYHQHSQYTKYHQHSQHSQYTEYHQHSQYTEYHQHSQYTEYHQHSQHSQYTEYHQHSQHYQNTKYHQHSQHYQYTKYHQHSQHSQYTKYHQHSQHSQYTEYHQHSQHYQNTKYHQHSQHYQNTKYHQHSQHSQYTKYHQHFQHSQFTKYHQHYQNNQHSQYTKYHQHYQNNQHSQYNQNNQHSQYTQHYQNNQHSQYIKYHQHYQNNQHSQYTQHYQNNQHSQHTQHYQYHQHSQHSQYTKYHQHSQHYQNNQHSQYNQHSQYTKYHQHSQHSQYNPALPVHQVPPALPVHPALPEQPALCQ is encoded by the exons ATGACCGAGAGGACTGCTGATGTCAGAGTGCAG CACTCCCAGCACTCCCAGTACACCAAGTACCACCAGCACTCCCAGCACTCCCAGTACACCGAGTACCACCAGCACTCCCAGCACTCCCAGTACACCGAGTACCACCAGCACTCCCAGTACACCGAGTACCACCAGCACTCCCAGCACTCCCAGTACACCGAGTACCACCAGCACTCCCAGTACACCAAGTACCACCAGCACTCCCAGCACTCCCAGTACACCGAGTACCACCAGCACTCCCAGTACACCGAGTACCACCAGCACTCCCAGTACACCGAGTACCACCAGCACTCCCAGCACTCCCAGTACACCGAGTACCACCAGCACTCCCAGCACTACCAGAACACCAAGTACCACCAGCACTCCCAGCACTACCAGTACACCAAGTACCACCAACACTCCCAGCACTCCCAGTACACCAAGTACCACCAGCACTCCCAGCACTCCCAGTACACCGAGTACCACCAGCACTCCCAGCACTACCAGAACACCAAGTACCACCAGCACTCCCAGCACTACCAGAACACCAAGTACCACCAGCACTCCCAGCACTCCCAGTACACCAAGTACCACCAGCACTTCCAACACTCCCAGTTCACCAAGTACCACCAGCACTACCAGAACAACCAGCACTCCCAGTACACCAAGTACCACCAGCACTACCAGAACAACCAGCACTCCCAGTACAACCAGAACAACCAGCACTCCCAGTACACCCAGCACTACCAGAACAACCAGCACTCCCAGTACATCAAGTACCACCAGCACTACCAGAACAACCAGCACTCCCAGTACACCCAGCACTACCAGAACAACCAGCACTCCCAGCACACCCAGCACTACCAGTACCACCAGCACTCCCAGCACTCCCAGTACACCAAGTACCACCAGCACTCCCAGCACTACCAGAACAACCAGCACTCCCAGTACAACCAGCACTCCCAGTACACCAAGTACCACCAGCACTCCCAGCACTCCCAGTACAACCCAGCACTCCCAGTACACCAAGTACCACCAGCACTCCCAGTACACCCAGCACTACCAGAACAACCAGCACTCTGCCAGTGA